Below is a window of Chloroflexota bacterium DNA.
TCGGTCTGGATCGTTTCGGTGCTTCCGGGGCTTACCAGGCTGTCTACGAAGGTCTGGGGATCAGCGCCGAGCGGGTAGCGGAGGCCGCACAAGGTCTCGTTCGCGGGTAATTTCAGGAACAGAAAATGACTATGAAGATAGCAATTGCAGCAGATCACGGCGGCTATTCCCTGAAAGAAGTGCTGGTGCCCTGGCTTCACGACTGCGGCTATGAGGTATTGGATCTGGGAGCTCCCGCCTATGATGGCACCGATGACTATCCTGATTTTGCCTTTCTTGTGGGTGAAGCAATACAGGCAGGTAAGGCAGATCGTGGTATCGTCATCTGTGGCAGTGGGGTTGGCGCATGCATTGCTGCCAACAAGCTGACGGGCATTCGGGCCTGTCTTTGCCATGACACCTACTCCGCTCGCCAGGGCGTCGAACACGACGACATGAACTTGCTTTGCCTCGGCGGACGCATTGTTGGCGATGAACTGGCACGGGAATTGATCCGTGCTTTCCTGGGTGCTGATTTTCAACCGGAGGATCGTTTCCTCCGGCGCCGGCACAAGATCATTGCTAGGGAAGAGAAAGAATAAAGGGCGAACTCCTACGGGGATCACCATGGTGCTGACCGTGGGAGTTCCAGAACACAGCGAGGTTAAACAATCGATGAATCCACTCGTAAAACTTCAGGAATATGGACAGAGCATCTGGTACGATAATATTGAACGCCGGTTGCTTTTCAACGGCGAATTGGCCCGGATGATTGCAGAAGAGGGTGTGCTTGGGCTGACATCCAACCCCACCATATTTGAACGGGCCATCAGCGGCAGCGATGATTACGACCAGGAGATACTGAGGCTCGCCCAACAGGGCCACAACGATGAGCATATCTATGAGGTGCTGACCATCCAGGATATCCAGCAAGCGGCCGACCTTCTGCGGCCCGTTTACGAGCGCACTGATGGGCTGGATGGCTATGCCAGCCTGGAGGTATCACCCCATCTGGCCCACGATGCGGAAGGCACCATTGCCGAAGCGAGGCGTCTCTTTGCCGCGGTAGATCGCCCTAATCTGATGATCAAGGTGCCTGGAACCTCCGAGGGTATTCCCGTAATCGAGGAACTCATCGGTAGCGGCATCAATGTTAACGTGACTTTGTTATTTGCCGAGTCGGCGTATGAGCAGGCTGCCAGAGCTTATATCCGGGGGTTGGAACGATATGCTTCCGGCGGCGGTGATGTAAGCAAGGTAGCATCGGTCGCAAGTTTCTTCGTCAGCCGTATCGACGGCAATAGCGACAAAAGAATCCAGTTTGCCGCCGACAGCAGCGCTGATCCAGCCGAACAGGAGATGCTTCGCAGCCTTCAAGGAAAGACAGCGATTGCCAACAGCAAGCTGGCCTATCAGCGCTTCGAAGAGATTTTCGGCGAGCCGCGGTTCGAACCGTTGCGTGCCAGAGGTGCCCGGGTGCAACGAATGCTGTGGGCCAGTACCAGCACAAAGAACCCCGCCTATCCCGACACCATGTATGTGGATCAGCTGATCGGCCCCGATACGGTCAACACTGTGCCTCAGAAGACCCTTGAGGCCTTTCGGGACCATGGCAATCCTGAGCCGGCAACTGTCATGAAGGATGTCGATCAAGCCGCGCTTAACCTGGAATCCCTGGATGCTGCCGGAATCGACCTGGATGACATCACGGCCGAGTTACTTGCCCAGGGTGTGGCTTCGTTTTCTGCGTCTTACGACAATCTTCTCAAGGTAATAGCAGAGAAAAAATCTACCCTGATTACAACGTAGGTCTATCAAGGAATCTTGTTCAATGTCTGAAATACCCTGGCTCCTTCAGGAGGAAAAGAAAAGCGCGGCAGCCGCGCCACCGGTGGTGATCGTCATCTTTGGCGCATCGGGAGATCTGACACAGCGAAAACTTGTCCCGGCGCTGCATACATTGGCCTGT
It encodes the following:
- a CDS encoding RpiB/LacA/LacB family sugar-phosphate isomerase, with product MKIAIAADHGGYSLKEVLVPWLHDCGYEVLDLGAPAYDGTDDYPDFAFLVGEAIQAGKADRGIVICGSGVGACIAANKLTGIRACLCHDTYSARQGVEHDDMNLLCLGGRIVGDELARELIRAFLGADFQPEDRFLRRRHKIIAREEKE
- the tal gene encoding transaldolase, with amino-acid sequence MNPLVKLQEYGQSIWYDNIERRLLFNGELARMIAEEGVLGLTSNPTIFERAISGSDDYDQEILRLAQQGHNDEHIYEVLTIQDIQQAADLLRPVYERTDGLDGYASLEVSPHLAHDAEGTIAEARRLFAAVDRPNLMIKVPGTSEGIPVIEELIGSGINVNVTLLFAESAYEQAARAYIRGLERYASGGGDVSKVASVASFFVSRIDGNSDKRIQFAADSSADPAEQEMLRSLQGKTAIANSKLAYQRFEEIFGEPRFEPLRARGARVQRMLWASTSTKNPAYPDTMYVDQLIGPDTVNTVPQKTLEAFRDHGNPEPATVMKDVDQAALNLESLDAAGIDLDDITAELLAQGVASFSASYDNLLKVIAEKKSTLITT